atgagttggacagaaggatacgtttctgtgctgtatgactctatgaaattaCTTATGGTGTGGCAAAGATGAGTGCAGTGAGTAAACTAGTGCGGGGAGTGGATTAAAGGCTCAGCGACAATGAAAAGAAATTGTCAAGATGCAGATTGAGGATGGAGGAAATTCTGATTCCAATTAATTCAGATTCTGAAAACCTTTGCAAAGATTTGGAAGTCAATAGTGGCTTCTAGAAAGACATTAAGGATTTTGATTTGACAAACACCACTGAAGAGGAAAACTCTCGCCTTGGGGTCAGGAGGCTGTGggttcaatgctgagggagtaggcactgttggagggtcagcactgagggaataggcactgtcagaggatcagtgctgagggcatGCCACATTGTCAAGGATGGCGTCCTTCCAATGAGATGGTGAAAGGAGGCCCCTTCTCCCCATTGGGTAGATGTAATGATCCCATGACACATTTTTCAAAGCAGCCCGAGGGAGTTGtcctggtgtcctggccaatacttATCCTTCAAGTGACATCAGTAAAACATTAGacataagtgaggactgcagatgctggagattagagtcaagagtgtggtgctggaaaagcacagcaggtcagacagcatccgaggagcaggacagtcgacgtttcgggtaaaagcccttcatcaggagtggccCATTCCTgttggagggcttttgcctgaaacatcgactctccatATCAGTCTTCATCACATTGATGTGTGTGGGggctgaggtggggggaggggagttgctgtgcacaaattggctgcttaTTTTGCATACATTACAGCAATTATTACATTTTCATCgcatttcatttattttaaaatgatttggaatatcctgagatcatgaaaggtTCTATGGAAATGCCGTTTTTGTAAGCTGCCATTATGCTAAGATCTGTTTGATGTTGCTGGTGAACAATGAACTGCATGGAGCAGGTATGAAGAGAATTGCCCTTTGATCCTCTCCACATGACCATCATTGCAGATTAGTGTTGCAACATACACACAAGGAGGTGGAGGCAAGTTTAAGGCCAGATCTGAACTTAGCAATACTCTCAGGGGTAGCGTGAGAGCCAGAGCTCTGCGTCTGATTCTCTAAGAACCATTGTCAGAGACTTGGGCCAGAACCTGTAGATCTGGTTGTTGGCAACCAACTAAATAATTATGCAGTTTTTTTCTCATCTTAATGCATTGCTAAACAATGGAGGAGAACGTCCAACTTAGTCAAGTGTTCACATTGGGTGCAGTTGCTTTCCTTGTCCCAAGTGCCTTTAAAACCGAGAAGCATCCCAAGATACTTCACAGCAACATTGATAAAAAATGTACACTGGGTCAAAGAAAGAGTTATTGGGATAAAAGGTTGGATGAGGTAGGTAAGGAGCATCTTTCAAGGGGGAATTGTAGAGCTTGTGACCTCTTGCTTGCTGAAGGCCATGGTGGAGTGATGGAAAGTCGGGGATACTCAAGAAGCCAGAATTAAAGAAATGCAGTCATTGGGAATGCGGTGTTGTCACAGCTAGTGAGTTAGAAATTGGGTGGCCTTGCAGGGACTGAAGCGTGAGGATGACAAACATGATGGTACTGAGTTGGCAGGaattgaaatattttgttttgtgCACCCTACACCAAGATTGCACCCCTTAACCCTATTCTGTGCCTGACTGTGGTCTGGGTAACATGCGCCTGTCCTAGGGTGGCCCTGGTAAGTGGGAACTCAGATTCCCAGGCCGTGCACTAAATTGGCACAGCCACCTGGTACCATATTGGCAgagatgacaataaaataaactatttctgaaaaataaaactTGATTTTCACATTTGAGACTCAACATAAAAATGGAAATTCTAAGGGCTCTTGTGATAGTggccctacctctgagccagaatattcaggttcatgtcccacctgtcACAGAGATGTGTCAAATACGTCTGAGCAAGTTGATTAAAAGTCACTTCAGTGGGTATCCCCAGTTAAAAGAGCTTAGTTATATTAGGAAAATCCTCAGAGAATCTCTTGAAAGGCTGCCGTAGAACATTAAAAAAAGTTTTTTGTGGTACAGTGGTCGTTCTCCAACCTCTGAGCCAAAAGGCCTGCGTTCAagtcatctgctccagaggtggatAATAATACCTTTAAAAGCAGATGGAATAGAAAATATCTCGAAAAGTGGAAACTACCAATCCCCTCCCACACCTAACTTAAACTGTAGATGGACAACAATTTAGTTACCCTGAGTATTTTTTTGTCGGCTAATTCTCCACCCCGCCACCTTCGTTAGATTTTCAGAGCTGGCGTGCAACCTATTGTGATAACCATTGTTCCATGTGATTGACGTTGCAGATAGCCAATCACAGTGGGAATGCAACCCGATCAGCCAAACAACAGCTGAGTTAAGCAGACACGGCGGTGACAGGTTAGGTTGAGCGGAGGAGGCCTTCCTGATCGTAGTTAAAGGAGCTGGTGAGTGAAAAGaattgttatttgttatttatttttGGATGGGGTTAAGATGTTTTGAAGATataattcctttttttttaaaaaggcagataGGTTAAGTGTTAACAGGCCCTTTTTAACCGCCTTTACGTTTTAGGGGCGCTGTCTTCAGGACCTGGCTTCTCAGAAACCATCCAATTCTATTATCGCTCTTTTCTaagtattttgtttaattttatttatacAAAGACATGAAGCATTTTTTAAATACTTAGTCCTCGCTAGCCACCACTTTCAGCTTTGTAGGATTTTTTTTCGGGCAGACGATGCACCTTGCCTGTTGTTAGTGGTTTTAAAGGGATTAATTAAACAAAATGTCAAACGTTTTTTAAGCTGATGCAGAATAATTTGTTGTTACAATGTCAAACACAAGTCACACTGTTGGTACTTTTAACACAATTCAGCTTTTGGCTTGGTCAGTTCACCACCTGACTTCTCTCAAGGAGCAAGTCCATAAAACTTGAATGAAGGTTGGAAAGAGTAATGAATATGGAATCCCAAATACATGTGGGGAAAGatcaaacaaatgaaacaaaaacacatgCTGTTAAGTCAGAGTACTGCTGTTGTTGTTTAACTATAGATTCCCTTTCAGATTTAGCAGAATGAATTTCTCTgggctgacattttgagtcttcAGTAGTGCGCTCAGTTATTATGAAGCTGGTTGGCTCAGGTATTAAGCATATGAATCTGACATGCTGGCCATTAATTTCATTGCTGATGAAATTATTTTGATGTTTATCACCCCAAGAGATCCACCTGTTCCTTCAAGGAAGTtacagtttcaaacaaatgagaACTTGTTAGCCACTTTTTCACCTCTAAAAGAGTGATTGGTCTTTGTGCAAATCACAAAGTCTAACTCTTATCACTGTGCAGCTGATTTTACTGCTTCTTCACATGAAGGTGGTCAAACatttaaatttcaccaactgATTTCCAAAGTTAGCTAATTTAATGATATATCTACTGTTAGGTGTGTTTTCACAATTGGGCAGCATTTGCTGGACAGTTGAGAGTGCACTCCAAGCTACacaaccaatttaagataatcagaccGGCTCATAATATGGCTCATTTAGAATTGTTGAAAGTGACATACATTCATTGACAGCAACCTGTTCTTTGCAAACAAAAGTAATCTGTTCGAGCCTTACACTTTTTTTTGATTATCTAGGAACCTCAGGGAGCTCCGTGTTCCCTgttgctttctccatggcaaagCCTCAGCCAGAGTATTTTGCCAACCTGGCAGCACTCATTGCTTCTGTAATATCAGTTTtgcaattgtttgaaatttgtcCTAAATAAATGCAAGACAAAAAGTTTCAACAACACAtcattgaaatattttgaaaaggGAAATATCACCTTGACCTCATTGTGGAGTCTATGAATTTAGTGGGTTGTTTGTATATTTTAGACAACAACTTATTCTTATATAATGCCTTTAAGATGGTAAAATGCCCTGAGGTGTTTCATGAGCAATTATcagagaaaaattttaaaataagaagTAGGGCAGATGACAAGTAACTTGGTTAACCAGGTAGGCTGGAAGCAATGATTTAAGTTGGAACAAAGGtttcagggaaggaattccagaacttaagACCAAGGCAAGTGGAGGGTGATGAGTGTCGGTCAGGATACAAGCAGCAGAATTTTAGATGAGGTCAGATttatagaattagaattaggttttattgtcatgtttaCTCAAGTtcagggatacaggagtacagtgaaaaggttaCAATGTCACAATTCACGGCGCCAACTTCGGTACAAGGTATCTAGGTACAAAATCTAGTAAAAAGTAGAAAAGTTTAACATTACAGTTCTTGTCAGTATAAAGTAGTAAATAagtaataaagttaaaagttccaaTTACAGTCCTTCTTTAGCAATGGGCCTGTAGTTGCTCCACGCTGGGCTTTCCGCACGAGGGcttgatgtctctctctctctctctctctttcacgctGGGTAGAAGGTTGAAAGCTAAGCACTTATGTAAGCTTTACATAAGGTTAATTGTGTGGGATCCATGCCTTTCACCTGCAGTTTTCCTGACAGCCTATTGTTCCCTGTCCCTGCACGTTAGCCATCTTCTGCAGCACAGACTACAACAGGAAAATGTCCAGCTTCAAACTTTGTCGCCAATAGGACGTACACTGTCGCCTTGACAAAAAGTTGCACCAACTATTTTTTTGCTGTACCATGTGACATATTATGGCAGGATGTATAAGACCCATTTAAATGATGAGATGGTAGAAAACCTGGGCAGCCCTGCCAATAGCGCAAAATAGACCTGGCAAAATGCGCAAATAGCACAAGTGCACCAGCTGGGCAATTTCATCCTGAATCCTGAATTTCATCCAGTTTTGCATTGTCTGGAATGAGACTACCAAATTCATGTTGCACCGGACGTAGATTTGAATCTTTTGGCATCTCCTCACCTCAGTGTGGTTGCAATCAGGGATCCACCACAAGGCCACGTTTGTGAAGCTCAAGTATCTCCAGAGCCTTGGTTTCTCCTCTCCTCACTAACCCATGATGTAGGAGTTGGGGGTATGGTGCAGGGAGaggagcattgcactgtcagaggtgctgcctTTCAGATGAAACGTTAAACTGAGGTTCCTGTCCATTCTGTCAggtggcactattttgaagaagagcagggacAGTTCTCCCTTGTGTCCTGGAGCCATCATTTCTCCCTCGACAAACAACCCTCAACCTCACTGCTGTTAGTGGAATTTTGTGTGAGCAAATTGACAGGTTAGATGAGCAAAACATTCAACCTGCTGTTCAAGTATGGCAATTTTGCACTAAAAATCGTAGAAGttctggatataatgcagaaCTTAGAAGTAATGCAGATACTGGCTTTGAATAGAATCTGACTGATAACATAATTCACCCATTGTGCAATAATTGAAAAAGCATGTTTGACTTTTACTGTTTCTGTTTTGGCATAAACTTTATCGGTTCACTTTACCCGATTGTGCAGATAGATGCCAGCAGCTgagtggaggacagagagtgaggaCCACTTTCCTTTTTTGAACTTTCCCCTTCTTTAAAGTAGGAGACAGGATGAATGTTGGTGTCGCTCACAGTGAGGTTAATCCAAACACCCGGATAATGAACAGCCGGGGAATCTGGCTGGCCTACCTCATTTTAGTCGGAATTCTCCACGTCGTCCTGCTGAGCATTCCATTCTTCAGCATTCCTGTGGTGTGGACCCTCACTCATGTCATCCATAACTCGGTGAGTCACAGCGAATGGGTGGGGGCAAAACTTCACGCGGGTACTTTTAAAGGGATGTCAATATCCTGTGCTACTGCAGTTGTGGCGTACAAATTGAACCTTAGCACCTCTGAGTTACAGATGAGTGGCAAGTGGCTCGGGCTCcacctgatcactgtccagtgatccctggtgGAACATACAAGTTTGTGTTGttctgatcccagctgatggtaatcCTGGAGAATTCAaatcccagagtgaaacctggTTTTATAGGTCATAAGTTTAATTTTGCAGTTGGTTACCATGGTGGTTAGTCACTGAATAACTACTGTGAATGCTCTTTTAAAACTACCATAAGCTTAatacacaaaagaaaacaaaacaatccAGAACAACAATTTAGAATGATCttaattttgttttgctgaatATGTTTCAATCATTTTCCCAAGCAATATCCTTTACAGGTACTCAATCCCACTGAAGTATCACTCTTATCTTAACTTTTTAATTTCTTACTTAATTGACTCTTTCCAGTTTTGATGATGACCTGGAtttcttttcagttctgatggCGTGGAATCTCTTCTCTAGTAttgacagcttgaaaactttgacATAGACTCTCTCAGCTCAGAATCTTCCACAAAATTAAATCCTTCTGCTCGGGTTCTGTTATACTGAAAACTCGATTCTTCTGAAATGAAACTTGATTCTGAACTGAACTCCGTAATAGTCTGTGTGTTGTCACACATCAATGGGGTACCATGCTGGAAATTGAACCGTGTTAAAAAGTTAATGAGAGCATACAAAGTCCTCAATTTACTTGTCAGATAGACCCAGGCTGACAGAAAAattggaccaggtttctgtactgaacaagaactgctatttattacaaataaatagattctaacatCGGGTAAACAACTATGAACAACTTGTCAACATATAGCTCTACTGGTTAATTCTCCAACTCATTTCTAGAACATTGTatgcatacacagacagacaaaaatGTTGGTGTTATGGTGGAGAAAAAGAAGCCAGGGAAGCATTTCAGTGGCCCCAGTCCATAGGGTTCATTGAGGTAGTTTTTGAGAAATTCTTGCTATTGCCAGAAATTTCACTAGCTGAAAATTCTTCATGTAATTAAGCAGATCCTTCTTGTTCAagaatctctttttttttcagtatcatttttattttcaaagtaaATTCTCCTTCTTTGGACTTGCATTTACGATTTGAaaatttcattcatgggatatgagcatcTCTGACAAAGACAAATATATATTTcttctccctagttgccctggtaACACTGATCCACTTTCTTGAACTACTGGGGTGCATATAGAACTACCCTGCTCCCTGAAGTCTTGTTATTGCATCTGAAAGGGGCAACTACCtttttttaatgttctctttATTCTCCCCGCTCTGCCCAAGCCAGGAGACAGTGCAAATGACACTGAAGTGTTCCTCTATTCAGTGCAGCTCAGATCGCAAATAATACAGATAATATGTATCTTTCTGCCACGGGTTGATGTAACAGCAGTGATCATAATGGTACTGAAGATTTTAAGAAGCTTGCTTTTATTTTGGTAAGGAGGAGGTATTTTAGACATTGCCAACTCAAGCTTCACAGACCAAGTTCATGTTGAACTGATCTGGACTGCACACTCGTGACTAGTCATTTGAACCTGAGCACAGGTTGACAAGAGTTTATGTGCCTTTGATTGTTACACATTCATTCCTGAGGTCAATTGTAAGGATTAATATATTCTCAGTAGTTAACATTTAGTAAAAACTAAAATTCTAGAGATTCTTATTCAGTTAGTGAACTAATGCAATGTGTGTTTATGATGTTGTACTCGGCTGTTAACTGTTTCAAACTGGTTAAAATTTTCATTGCAATTAGCTTAGGACTGTTAGTCCATGATCCAAGACTTTCCCACCTTAAGCCCATGTTTTTAAACTACGAGATCTTCATATAAAAggtatttatataaataatttggatgagaatatagaaagcatgattagtaagtaagtttgcagatgacatcaaaattggtggtatagtagacagcgaagaaggttatgtaggattataaagggatcttgatcaattaggccAATGGGCCCaggaatggtagatggaatttaaataaaatgcgagatgttgtattttggtaagaaaCCTAGGggtttagaaacaaaaacagaaattgctggaaaagctcagcaggtctggcggcatctgtggagagaaatcatggttccttgaaagttaCATCACAGGTTGACATGGTGGTAAAGAAGacgtttggcacatttgcctttgagtataagagttgggatgtcatgttgcagttgtacaggatgttggtgagtccATTTTTGGTgtagtgtgtacagttctggcggACCTTCTATAGAaacaatattattaaattggagacagtgctgaaaagatttacaaggatgttaccagaactagagggtttgagttacagggagagactggataggctgggacttctttcagtgGAACATAgcaggtttaggggtgacttttatagaggtttataaaatcatgaggggcatagataaggtgaatagcaaagatcttttccctaggatagggagttcaaaactggagggcagagatgtgagaagagaaagatttaaaagcgacctgaggggcaacttttggtGATTCGTATGGTAagtgaactgccaggggaagtggtagatgcaggtacagttacagcatttaaaagacgtttagataggtacatgaaaaggaaagggttAGAGAGATATGGCCCAAGAAAGTTTTGAGGAGattagtagctcaggttgaggttctggatgtaggtttgctcgctgagctggaaggttcattttcagatgtttcaggtGGATATGGCCcaaattcaggcaaatgggactagtttagttttagaaacttggttggcatgaaccagttggaccgaagggtatgtttccttgctctatgactctatgttacatATGGATCTTTAATTTCTTTAACAACAGAAACATGAAAAAGGTGGTGACAGATGTGTAGACTCCAGCTGTGCTGTGGAATCACTAGGTTGTTCTGAGGTATTTTCATAGTTGCTGACAGCCTCTTCTTAGAACGCACAGATGGCAAATCGCAAAGGTCTTTGTCAGCACCCAGTGATATATCAAGTCTCTGTTTGTAGGCAATGTATTGGTTTCTGCACACGGTTAAAGGAACACCATTTGAAACTCCTGACCAGGGAAAGGCACGATTACTTACACACTGGGAGCAAATGGATTATGGGATTCAGTTTACGTCTTCACGCAAGTTTCTCACCATCACTCCAATAATTCTGTAAGTCCTTGTTCTGTTTCCTGCTTTAATTGTGATAACAAATACACAATTTGGACCTTTACTGTGGCAggagagggagaaaaaaaataacTGTTGTGCTCCAAGGTATTAATAGGGTGTCAGCCATGGCTCATGGGATTACAGTCTTGTCTCTGAGTCATAATGTTGTTGGTTTAAGCTCCACTTGACAGACATTGGCACAAGAATCAAGTCTGCCACTTCCACTGCAGTGCTGCTGGAATGCTGTGCTATATTGGAGACTCGATACTGAGGGACGCTGCATTGTTGGAAGTAgtgcccctctgacaatgtgcCACTAATCatgggagtcctgcactgtcagaagggCAGTGCTGAATTAGTATTGCACTGTCATGGAAAAGAGGACTCCGAGGTGAGTGGTTTAAACAAAACCAAAGAGGGAGATGAGGAGATTACTTTTTTAAATGCAGTGAGCTATCTGGAACATGCTTCCTGAAAGGGCACAGAAAGTAGCTTCAATAGGAACGTTTGAAAGGGATTTGGATATATACTGGAAAGGGAAAAAGATATAGTGCTTTGTTATGCTGCCAGTACAGTACTCAGAATATagcagagagaaaataggacaAGCAAAAAAGCTGGCACAGGCATAACAGGACAAATgtcctcctcctgtgctgtataattctaccAATGAGCATTTATAAGTGATAAACAAATGTTAAAGCTCTGTTTTCCTTCCAGGTATATGCTAGCAAGTTTCTACACTAAATATAATGTTGTTCATTTCCTGGTGAACACCACATCTTTGCTCACCGCACTCATTCCCAAACTCCCACAGCTGCACGGTGTCCGAATCTTTGGCATCAACAAGTATTGAGTGGGTGCATGACCTCTGGGTGAATGCTGAAAGGTGATGCTGCCAGTAGCTCCAAACAACCTAAGAAAGGGAGCAGCATGAGCAATGGGCATAATGTACTGAGACAATGACTGATGAAGGAACTGCTGGCACTACctcttgaaacatcaactgtttTCTTACCTGCACAAGTGAAAGATTTTGTATGTGTGAGTTTACTCCTGTGTATAAGCTGCTCATGTATAATTTTGTACTTTTTTTCTCCTTCTTTGCATTATATGTATACAATTAAAAGAGTTTACGTCAATAAGGGTGTGGAGGAGTGTTTGTGCAACAAAGGTaaaagatttagaaaagattcacaaaacgTCAACTCTGCTGCCACTTATAGTGCCTTGCAGACTCCAAACAACTGATTTCTTCCTCACTCCCATTGTGGCACAT
The window above is part of the Hemiscyllium ocellatum isolate sHemOce1 chromosome X, sHemOce1.pat.X.cur, whole genome shotgun sequence genome. Proteins encoded here:
- the ormdl2 gene encoding ORM1-like protein 2; the protein is MNVGVAHSEVNPNTRIMNSRGIWLAYLILVGILHVVLLSIPFFSIPVVWTLTHVIHNSAMYWFLHTVKGTPFETPDQGKARLLTHWEQMDYGIQFTSSRKFLTITPIILYMLASFYTKYNVVHFLVNTTSLLTALIPKLPQLHGVRIFGINKY